Proteins encoded within one genomic window of Conchiformibius steedae:
- a CDS encoding capsule assembly Wzi family protein, translating into MKHSFKLFAAAMALSSALASAQQLIPTNTRLHEDLNWLSNRNIIQLNLSTWPLSADEIKSALDQAKPATINDAEIVERVRQYIDADNNRFKFSAQINSKRDLLPLGTNQPEDQYRVSAGGHFGTDNFDLNIQAGAVGGDTLGRSSHLDLAESYAGLKIGNQWLSVGQQSRYWGPAHEGSLILGDTARPFVALNLQRGVQKPFESKWLSWLGKWNYQIFVGQQLNKENMKSPRHTKLLGMRVTVSPTDYLDFGMSRTAQWGGQGRPQDWKALGNAIIARENGQVKQDPGNQLAGFDVKLKLQPLVGVPVSVYGQMVGEDEANKMPSKNFFLAGIDGSHKVSERQTLNWHLEGADTSTKFGKMTNVTYRHTTYKDGYYQQDMPLGHPLGGDVRSVVLGMNSSIFHDDSNKWFKSQHFGGKLVHAQTVRKNKAQQQKTQGASVMWEGEVNTKNDINLRVGANGWYAKAQHGKGKGGVGVKADMSF; encoded by the coding sequence ATGAAACATTCTTTTAAGCTGTTTGCCGCTGCGATGGCATTGTCCAGTGCCTTGGCTTCAGCACAACAATTGATTCCCACCAATACCCGTTTGCATGAAGACCTGAATTGGCTGTCAAACCGCAATATTATCCAATTGAACTTATCTACTTGGCCTTTAAGCGCAGACGAAATCAAATCGGCGCTGGACCAAGCCAAACCCGCTACGATAAACGATGCAGAAATTGTGGAACGGGTGCGCCAATATATTGACGCGGATAACAACCGTTTTAAATTTTCAGCACAAATCAACAGCAAACGCGATTTACTGCCTTTGGGGACGAATCAACCTGAAGACCAATATCGTGTATCGGCTGGGGGACATTTCGGTACGGATAATTTTGATTTAAACATACAGGCAGGGGCTGTGGGCGGCGACACTTTGGGGCGCAGCAGCCATTTGGATTTGGCGGAATCGTATGCGGGCTTGAAAATCGGTAATCAGTGGTTAAGCGTGGGACAGCAGTCACGCTATTGGGGACCTGCACATGAAGGCAGTTTGATTTTGGGTGATACGGCACGTCCGTTTGTGGCGCTCAATCTGCAACGCGGCGTGCAAAAACCGTTTGAAAGCAAATGGCTGTCGTGGTTGGGGAAATGGAATTATCAGATTTTTGTCGGACAACAATTAAATAAGGAAAACATGAAATCGCCGCGCCACACCAAATTATTGGGTATGCGCGTTACTGTGTCGCCTACCGATTATTTGGATTTTGGTATGTCGCGTACTGCACAATGGGGCGGACAAGGTCGTCCGCAGGATTGGAAGGCTTTGGGTAATGCCATTATTGCGCGTGAGAATGGTCAGGTAAAACAAGACCCTGGTAATCAGTTGGCTGGTTTTGATGTTAAGCTGAAGCTGCAACCTTTGGTAGGTGTACCTGTATCCGTTTACGGGCAGATGGTTGGTGAAGACGAAGCCAATAAAATGCCGTCTAAAAACTTCTTTTTGGCGGGCATTGATGGTAGCCATAAAGTATCGGAGCGGCAAACCTTAAATTGGCATTTGGAAGGTGCGGACACCAGTACCAAATTTGGAAAAATGACCAATGTGACTTATCGTCATACCACTTATAAAGATGGTTATTATCAGCAAGATATGCCTTTAGGGCATCCTTTGGGTGGCGATGTGCGTTCGGTGGTGTTGGGTATGAATTCCAGCATATTCCACGACGACAGCAACAAATGGTTTAAAAGCCAACACTTTGGCGGCAAGCTGGTTCACGCGCAAACCGTGCGTAAAAACAAAGCCCAACAGCAAAAAACACAAGGGGCTTCTGTGATGTGGGAAGGCGAAGTCAATACCAAAAACGACATCAATCTGCGTGTGGGCGCAAACGGTTGGTATGCCAAAGCCCAACATGGCAAGGGCAAAGGCGGCGTGGGCGTAAAAGCCGATATGTCGTTCTAA
- the waaA gene encoding lipid IV(A) 3-deoxy-D-manno-octulosonic acid transferase → MIRTFYNALWYAVAPLLRLYLRRRARLSPAYAEHWAERFGEPYPQPVQNALWIHAVSVGETRAAQPLIAALQARFPDAPLLLTQSTPTGRATAQALYPQAQCRYLPYDRADWVRRFVAEHRPRCGVLMETEIWPNLIDACAAADVPLFLANGRLSERSQRGYARIGALVRPALRGLRGCFAQTEADAQRLREIGAENVQVLGNTKYDIVPPAAAQDLAAQFRALIGQRQVWVAGSTRHHGDADETHMILQAWQQHGSPQALLIIVPRHPERFDTAVQTAQDLGLRVQRRSSGEAVRADTQVWVGDSMGEMFAYYQVADVVFVGGSLVDTGCQNIIEPMSCGKAVLFGTSTYNFQAVCADALAAGAAAQIASADELVRTVNAWLAHPEQCADKREKARDFVAQHQGASERIAAAIAESL, encoded by the coding sequence ATGATACGCACTTTTTACAATGCCCTTTGGTATGCTGTTGCGCCGCTGTTGCGCCTTTATTTGCGCCGTCGCGCCCGTTTGTCGCCCGCTTATGCGGAACATTGGGCGGAACGTTTTGGCGAACCGTATCCGCAGCCTGTGCAAAACGCGCTGTGGATTCACGCGGTTTCGGTGGGGGAAACCCGCGCCGCGCAACCTCTGATTGCCGCTTTGCAAGCCCGTTTTCCCGATGCACCGCTGCTGCTGACCCAATCCACCCCCACAGGTCGTGCCACCGCACAAGCTCTGTATCCGCAGGCGCAATGCCGTTACCTGCCCTACGACCGCGCCGATTGGGTGCGCCGTTTTGTGGCGGAACACCGTCCGCGCTGCGGGGTACTGATGGAAACGGAAATTTGGCCCAATCTGATAGATGCTTGCGCAGCAGCAGACGTACCTTTGTTTTTGGCAAACGGGCGTTTGTCGGAACGTTCTCAACGCGGTTATGCGCGGATTGGGGCATTGGTGCGCCCTGCTTTACGCGGTTTGCGCGGCTGTTTTGCCCAAACCGAAGCCGATGCGCAGCGTTTGCGCGAAATTGGTGCAGAAAATGTTCAAGTGTTAGGCAATACCAAATACGATATTGTTCCACCTGCGGCGGCGCAGGATTTGGCGGCGCAGTTTCGCGCCTTAATCGGGCAACGGCAGGTGTGGGTGGCGGGCAGTACGCGCCATCATGGCGATGCAGACGAAACACACATGATTTTGCAGGCATGGCAGCAACACGGTTCGCCACAGGCTTTGCTGATTATTGTGCCACGCCACCCCGAACGTTTTGACACAGCGGTACAAACGGCGCAGGATTTGGGTTTGCGGGTGCAGCGGCGCAGCAGCGGCGAAGCGGTACGCGCCGATACACAAGTATGGGTGGGCGACAGCATGGGCGAGATGTTTGCCTATTATCAGGTGGCGGATGTGGTGTTTGTGGGGGGAAGTTTGGTGGATACGGGTTGCCAAAATATTATTGAGCCGATGAGCTGTGGCAAAGCGGTTTTATTCGGCACATCTACTTATAATTTTCAAGCGGTGTGCGCCGATGCCTTGGCAGCGGGCGCGGCGGCGCAAATTGCTTCGGCAGACGAATTGGTACGCACCGTGAATGCGTGGCTGGCGCACCCCGAACAGTGCGCCGATAAGCGCGAAAAAGCGCGGGATTTTGTCGCGCAACATCAGGGCGCGTCCGAACGCATCGCCGCTGCCATTGCGGAATCGCTATGA
- a CDS encoding FAD-dependent oxidoreductase, translating into MRLNRRRFLGTAAAVGASVPASWLGYRYLHHTPTVSLHKIGLPLAHALRDRSLHDKPVSQHRCRVLILGGGAAGLSAAWRFTRRGFHDFLLAEGYERNGNMAAFDAGNGLTAPTGAHYLALPSTESSTVRQILADLGILTGYDRHGTPQYRDTDLVHAPAERLWHQGSWHEHLLLPDADARRFLQLIAPLKHARGSDGRKIFAIPIALSSADETWRRLDELTFAQWLNAQGLHSPSLRHYLDYCCRDDYGQGINQVSAFAGLHYFCARANEQDSVLTWSDGLNHIGEGLRRLAKLRPVSDFPATGEWHFDAPASCAASAVAIREHSDFVAVHLRHNLTGKTVAVHAEQVVCAMPLLLAARLLHQPERYGLPLRPPEYAPWLVSNFVLHRFPAEAKHSELAWDNVVHGSTGLGYVVATHQLIRAAKPPRTVFTAYRAFHHAPPAQVRQELLNADAQALLEPAAADLLTVYGKRFWQHVSHIDLTVRAHAMSVPLRGYLNRPDLLALRRHRSRIVFAHSDLSGYSVFEEAAHWGALAADALAENWV; encoded by the coding sequence ATGCGCTTGAACCGCCGCCGTTTTTTGGGAACTGCCGCCGCCGTGGGTGCGTCTGTACCCGCATCGTGGTTGGGCTACCGCTATTTGCACCATACGCCCACCGTCAGCCTACACAAAATTGGTTTACCCTTGGCACACGCCCTGCGCGACCGCAGTTTGCATGACAAACCTGTTTCGCAACACCGTTGCCGTGTGTTGATTTTGGGTGGCGGCGCGGCGGGTTTAAGCGCAGCTTGGCGGTTCACGCGGCGCGGTTTTCATGATTTTCTGCTGGCGGAAGGCTATGAACGCAACGGCAATATGGCGGCGTTTGATGCGGGCAACGGTTTGACTGCCCCCACAGGGGCGCATTATTTGGCATTACCATCGACGGAAAGCTCCACCGTGCGCCAAATTTTGGCGGATTTGGGGATTTTAACGGGCTACGACCGCCACGGCACGCCGCAATACCGCGACACCGATTTGGTACACGCCCCCGCCGAAAGGCTGTGGCATCAAGGCAGTTGGCACGAACATTTGCTGTTGCCCGATGCCGATGCCCGCCGTTTTTTACAGCTGATTGCCCCGCTGAAACACGCCCGAGGCAGCGACGGGCGCAAAATTTTTGCCATTCCGATTGCGCTGTCGTCCGCAGACGAAACATGGCGGCGTTTGGACGAACTCACTTTCGCGCAATGGCTGAACGCACAGGGTTTGCATTCCCCCAGTCTGCGCCATTATTTGGATTACTGCTGCCGCGACGATTACGGACAAGGCATCAACCAAGTTTCCGCATTTGCGGGACTGCATTATTTTTGCGCCCGTGCCAACGAGCAAGACAGCGTATTAACGTGGTCTGACGGCTTAAACCACATTGGCGAAGGCTTGCGCCGTTTGGCAAAACTGCGCCCCGTGTCCGATTTTCCCGCTACAGGCGAATGGCATTTTGACGCACCCGCAAGTTGTGCTGCCAGCGCGGTTGCCATACGCGAACATTCTGACTTTGTAGCAGTGCATCTGCGCCACAATCTCACGGGCAAAACCGTTGCCGTTCACGCCGAACAGGTGGTGTGCGCCATGCCGCTGCTGCTGGCTGCGCGTTTGCTGCATCAGCCCGAACGTTACGGTTTGCCGCTGCGCCCACCCGAATACGCGCCTTGGCTGGTGAGTAATTTTGTTTTGCACCGTTTTCCCGCCGAAGCCAAACACAGCGAATTGGCATGGGATAATGTGGTACACGGTTCAACGGGTTTGGGCTATGTGGTTGCCACGCATCAACTGATTCGCGCCGCCAAACCGCCGCGCACCGTGTTTACCGCTTACCGCGCCTTTCATCACGCGCCACCCGCGCAAGTGCGCCAAGAATTGCTGAACGCCGATGCTCAAGCCCTATTAGAACCCGCCGCCGCCGATTTGCTCACCGTCTATGGCAAACGCTTTTGGCAACACGTTTCCCATATTGATTTAACGGTACGCGCCCACGCCATGTCGGTACCGCTGCGCGGTTATTTGAACCGTCCCGACCTGCTCGCCCTGCGCCGACACCGTTCACGTATCGTGTTTGCCCACAGCGATTTAAGCGGCTATTCGGTGTTTGAAGAAGCGGCGCACTGGGGCGCACTGGCTGCCGATGCGCTTGCCGAGAATTGGGTATAA
- the speD gene encoding adenosylmethionine decarboxylase, with translation MKQRHGLLDLYGCPPDLLRDAAALEQILRRSAEAAGATVLWHKLHTFGGGGGVTGVLLLAESHISIHTWPEHSFAAADIFLCGELKLQHARQILQHALQARDCRWIEQHRGEQIVFQPDC, from the coding sequence GTGAAACAGCGGCACGGCTTGCTGGATTTATACGGCTGTCCGCCTGATTTGCTGCGCGATGCCGCTGCTTTGGAACAGATTTTGCGCCGAAGTGCCGAAGCGGCGGGCGCAACGGTATTATGGCACAAGCTGCACACATTTGGCGGCGGCGGCGGGGTAACGGGTGTGCTGCTGCTTGCCGAATCCCACATCAGTATTCACACTTGGCCCGAACACAGTTTTGCCGCTGCCGATATTTTTTTATGCGGCGAACTAAAGCTGCAACACGCCCGCCAAATTCTGCAACACGCCCTGCAAGCCCGCGATTGCCGTTGGATAGAACAGCATCGCGGCGAACAGATTGTTTTTCAACCCGATTGTTAA
- a CDS encoding arsenate reductase family protein: MTTVILYHNPHCSKSRAVLARIRAAGIEPHIVEYLNGGLDGDTLAQLLQQSGVNAQDAMRQDHAAYAQYVAKQNLSEAECIALMVRYPALLNRPFVQSDKGAALCRPPELVDNLL; this comes from the coding sequence ATGACCACCGTTATCCTGTATCACAACCCACATTGCAGCAAATCCCGCGCCGTGCTGGCACGCATCCGCGCCGCAGGCATTGAACCGCATATTGTTGAATACCTAAACGGCGGTTTGGATGGCGATACCCTCGCGCAACTGTTGCAGCAAAGCGGCGTAAACGCCCAAGATGCCATGCGCCAAGACCATGCAGCCTATGCCCAATATGTTGCCAAACAAAATTTAAGCGAAGCCGAATGTATCGCGCTCATGGTGCGTTATCCTGCCCTGCTCAACCGCCCTTTTGTGCAAAGCGACAAAGGCGCAGCACTATGCCGTCCGCCCGAACTAGTAGATAATTTACTTTAA
- the rsmI gene encoding 16S rRNA (cytidine(1402)-2'-O)-methyltransferase, producing MMLKHHQKALESLNPATLYIVATPIGNLSDITLRALAVLQKADWICAEDTRVTAQLLGAYGIRAKLLSVREHNERQMAGKVIEALRAGQTVAQVSDAGTPAVCDPGAKLVQSVREAGFKVVPVAGASALMAVLSVAGISEPNVYFHGFLPAKSGERQKLLASWRDCPYAVMAFESPHRIAAALDDIAAVLPQRQIMLAREVSKTFETFLHGSVEQVRDAVQTDADQRRGEMVLVLYPAPPQPADDTLPEEAQRVMRILSAQLPTKQAADLAAQISGAGKKALYDWAVAQKNQAG from the coding sequence ATCATGTTAAAACACCATCAAAAAGCCTTGGAAAGCCTGAATCCCGCCACTTTGTATATTGTTGCCACGCCGATAGGCAATTTGTCTGACATTACTTTACGCGCTTTGGCGGTGCTGCAAAAAGCCGATTGGATTTGTGCCGAAGACACCCGCGTTACCGCGCAATTATTGGGTGCATACGGCATACGCGCCAAGCTGTTGAGCGTGCGTGAACACAATGAACGGCAAATGGCGGGCAAGGTAATTGAGGCTTTGCGGGCAGGACAGACGGTGGCGCAGGTTTCCGATGCGGGTACGCCTGCGGTGTGTGACCCTGGTGCCAAGCTGGTGCAGTCGGTGCGCGAAGCGGGATTTAAGGTTGTGCCTGTGGCGGGGGCATCGGCGTTGATGGCGGTGTTGAGCGTGGCGGGCATCAGCGAACCGAATGTGTATTTTCACGGTTTTTTACCCGCCAAAAGCGGCGAAAGACAAAAACTGTTGGCAAGCTGGCGCGACTGTCCGTATGCCGTGATGGCGTTTGAAAGTCCGCACCGCATCGCCGCTGCCTTGGACGACATCGCCGCCGTGTTGCCGCAACGTCAAATCATGCTGGCGCGGGAAGTGAGTAAAACCTTTGAAACCTTTTTACACGGCAGCGTGGAACAGGTGCGCGATGCCGTACAAACCGATGCCGACCAGCGGCGCGGCGAAATGGTGCTGGTGTTGTATCCCGCGCCGCCGCAGCCTGCTGACGACACCTTACCCGAAGAAGCGCAACGGGTGATGCGGATTTTGTCAGCGCAACTGCCCACCAAACAAGCAGCGGATTTGGCGGCGCAAATTAGCGGCGCAGGTAAAAAGGCTTTGTATGATTGGGCGGTGGCGCAGAAAAATCAGGCGGGATAA
- a CDS encoding uracil-DNA glycosylase family protein, whose product MVNSRYVHLHEALGLGVMWLPQGWTVHAGSEIVNGEKVSRSAVATPSHSAARADVVDNQNKAKRHNVNLPARLAALQHVRAHAPETPNHDPAPVTVVSAPPPVLLGSKPKPAQVAALCVCASPADIVAGRLLSGAAGDLFDKMLDAIQLSREQVYLSCWLKQLPDFNPDPPADLVAAAVAPLAGELAAVRPQALLLMGRFFEREDVRRHLHTLAADVPAFYIAHPQQMVADAQLKRPAWATLQQLQTTLSQN is encoded by the coding sequence ATGGTAAACAGCCGTTATGTGCATTTGCACGAAGCCTTGGGGCTGGGGGTAATGTGGTTGCCGCAGGGCTGGACGGTGCATGCTGGGTCGGAAATTGTGAATGGGGAAAAGGTATCGCGTTCTGCTGTGGCAACGCCGTCTCATTCCGCTGCTCGCGCTGATGTTGTGGATAACCAAAATAAAGCCAAACGGCATAATGTGAATTTGCCTGCGCGTTTGGCGGCATTGCAGCATGTACGCGCCCACGCACCTGAAACACCAAACCACGACCCAGCGCCTGTAACGGTGGTGTCTGCGCCGCCACCTGTGTTGTTGGGTAGCAAGCCGAAACCCGCACAGGTGGCGGCGTTGTGTGTGTGTGCTTCGCCAGCCGATATTGTGGCGGGGCGTTTGTTAAGCGGTGCGGCGGGCGATTTGTTTGACAAAATGTTAGATGCTATTCAGTTATCACGCGAACAGGTTTATTTGTCCTGCTGGTTGAAACAACTGCCTGACTTTAATCCCGACCCGCCTGCCGATTTAGTAGCGGCTGCCGTTGCGCCCTTGGCAGGGGAATTGGCAGCGGTGCGCCCGCAGGCATTGTTGCTGATGGGGCGTTTTTTTGAACGGGAAGACGTGCGCCGTCATCTGCATACTTTGGCGGCGGACGTGCCAGCGTTTTACATCGCCCATCCGCAACAAATGGTAGCAGACGCGCAATTAAAACGCCCTGCGTGGGCGACTTTGCAGCAGCTGCAAACTACCTTGTCTCAAAATTAA
- the rimI gene encoding ribosomal protein S18-alanine N-acetyltransferase has product MLRLAGESDLPDLAALDGRSRAHAWTAAQFADSLNAPHTQIWLAEQDGQTVGLAVWQTVCGETELHLIVTDPAWRRRGLASRLLAKLLDETAAQGGNRVLLEVAAGNAAAQALYYAHGFVVMGRRTQYYADGEDAVLMEKIW; this is encoded by the coding sequence ATGTTGCGATTGGCGGGCGAGAGCGATTTGCCTGATTTGGCGGCTTTAGACGGGCGCAGCCGTGCACACGCTTGGACGGCGGCGCAGTTTGCCGATTCATTGAATGCGCCGCATACGCAGATATGGCTGGCGGAACAGGACGGGCAAACCGTGGGTTTGGCGGTGTGGCAAACGGTGTGCGGGGAAACGGAACTGCATTTGATTGTTACCGATCCTGCTTGGCGGCGGCGCGGTTTGGCATCGCGCCTATTGGCAAAGTTGTTAGATGAAACGGCGGCGCAGGGCGGCAATCGGGTGTTGTTGGAAGTGGCAGCGGGCAACGCAGCGGCACAGGCTTTGTATTACGCTCACGGTTTTGTGGTCATGGGGCGGCGGACACAGTATTACGCCGATGGCGAAGACGCGGTTTTAATGGAAAAAATATGGTAA
- the trpA gene encoding tryptophan synthase subunit alpha, which yields MNRIAQAFHASTPALISYITAGDPHPDTTLALMHTLAESGADIIELGVPFSDPMADGPVIQRAAERALAQGVNLTTVLDIVRRFRQNNQHTPVVLMGYLNPVHAMGYETFAQAAAQAGVDGVLTVDCPIDVAEPLHQALQAQQLATVFLVTPTTDETRMQAIARYAGGFVYYVSLKGVTGSAQLNTAQVAEKMTLLRRHFSLPIGVGFGIANAQDARAVASVADAVIIGSRIVAEIEANPQRETQAVGALVRELKAALQP from the coding sequence ATGAACCGCATCGCCCAAGCCTTTCACGCCTCCACCCCCGCCCTCATCAGCTACATTACCGCAGGCGACCCCCACCCCGACACCACCCTCGCCCTAATGCACACCCTTGCCGAATCGGGCGCAGACATTATTGAACTGGGTGTCCCCTTTTCCGACCCCATGGCAGACGGACCCGTTATCCAACGCGCTGCCGAACGCGCCCTCGCCCAAGGCGTTAATCTGACTACCGTTTTAGACATCGTGCGCCGTTTCCGCCAAAACAATCAGCATACCCCCGTTGTGCTGATGGGTTATCTCAATCCCGTACACGCCATGGGCTATGAAACATTTGCCCAAGCCGCCGCCCAAGCAGGCGTAGATGGCGTACTCACCGTTGATTGCCCCATTGACGTTGCCGAACCCCTGCACCAAGCCCTACAAGCCCAACAGCTTGCCACCGTTTTTCTCGTTACCCCCACAACCGACGAAACACGCATGCAAGCCATTGCCCGCTATGCAGGTGGATTTGTGTATTATGTCTCTCTCAAAGGCGTAACCGGTTCTGCCCAACTGAATACCGCCCAAGTTGCTGAAAAAATGACCCTGCTGCGCCGTCATTTCAGCCTGCCCATTGGCGTAGGTTTCGGCATTGCCAACGCCCAAGATGCCCGCGCCGTGGCATCGGTGGCAGATGCCGTGATTATTGGCAGCCGCATTGTTGCCGAAATTGAAGCCAACCCCCAGCGCGAAACCCAAGCCGTAGGCGCACTGGTACGCGAACTCAAAGCCGCGCTTCAACCCTAA
- a CDS encoding DNA translocase FtsK, whose amino-acid sequence MFSRDKTTADKPAASARPKAAAPRLPKQPPARAADSAPAAEPKRHSTVVHDSVWLMMLIATVYVALALASFHMDDPAMSRSVPRGADVHNWGGLAGAYLADVGYYAVGLSVWWVVVAACVWLYRNFRALDHGERYSPVVAGIGLGVLMLFSPVLESLLWSDTFTDSLPNGVGGFSGKIISQGMVMFLGQIGSMLVLLAMVLVGVKLLVQFSYRETAAMLWREIKQTWRNLSPAAPVASAQTATPQPEASAEKKSFLSNLLPKKEKKAAAKKAEPSAKAERVRSAVSAANSADKPAVSRPAPSPRSDGYCLPAADLLKAPVRDDFAEVDEAKIEAIGGRIVDKLAEFGINASVTSATQGPVITRYEIEPARGVKGSQIVNLAKDLARALSVQSVRVVETIPGKSTMGIELPNEHRQEVLLQEIIASDLFADAESKLSVALGKNIEGAAMVGDLAKMPHLLVGGMTGSGKSVGINAMIVSILYKAAPSEVRFIMIDPKMLELSVYEGIPHLLAPVVTDMKAAGNALNWCVAEMERRYRLMSHFGVRHLAGFNEKVRDAKQRGETLAHPFDASEEVGELPQIVVVIDELADLMMTEKKAVEVQIARLAQKARAAGIHMIIATQRPSVDVVTGLIKANVPTRMAFTVQSRIDSRTILDQTGAEDLLKNGDLLFLRPGDAEPVRMQGAYVDDAEVHRVVAFVKTQGEPDYVEGILDGAANGDMGVAPRGTAGVRDELFEQAVDFVVSSRKASISSLQRHLRIGYNRAANLMQDLEEAGIVSPPEPNGTRHIYGREE is encoded by the coding sequence ATGTTTTCCAGAGACAAAACCACCGCCGACAAACCCGCCGCGTCTGCACGCCCGAAAGCCGCCGCGCCGCGCCTGCCCAAACAACCGCCTGCCCGCGCCGCAGACAGTGCGCCCGCCGCCGAACCCAAACGCCACAGCACTGTGGTACACGATTCGGTGTGGCTGATGATGCTGATTGCCACGGTTTACGTTGCCTTGGCATTAGCCAGCTTCCACATGGACGACCCCGCCATGTCGCGCAGCGTGCCGCGTGGCGCAGACGTGCATAACTGGGGCGGATTGGCGGGCGCGTATCTGGCAGACGTGGGCTATTACGCTGTGGGTTTGTCGGTGTGGTGGGTGGTGGTGGCAGCCTGCGTGTGGCTGTACCGCAACTTCCGCGCTTTAGACCACGGCGAGCGTTATTCGCCTGTGGTGGCGGGCATCGGCTTGGGCGTGCTGATGCTGTTTAGTCCCGTATTGGAAAGCCTGTTGTGGAGCGATACCTTTACCGACAGCCTGCCCAACGGCGTAGGCGGTTTTTCCGGCAAAATCATTTCTCAAGGCATGGTGATGTTTTTGGGACAGATTGGCAGTATGCTGGTGTTGTTGGCGATGGTGTTGGTGGGCGTGAAGCTGCTGGTACAGTTTTCCTACCGCGAAACCGCCGCCATGCTGTGGCGCGAAATCAAGCAGACATGGCGCAACCTCTCGCCCGCAGCCCCCGTAGCCAGCGCACAAACCGCCACGCCCCAACCCGAAGCAAGCGCCGAAAAGAAAAGTTTTTTATCCAATTTGTTACCCAAAAAAGAAAAAAAAGCCGCTGCTAAAAAAGCCGAACCCTCTGCCAAAGCCGAACGTGTCCGTTCCGCCGTATCTGCTGCCAACAGCGCCGATAAACCCGCCGTATCGCGCCCCGCGCCCAGCCCGCGCAGCGACGGTTATTGCCTGCCCGCTGCGGACTTGCTTAAAGCCCCCGTGCGCGATGATTTTGCCGAAGTAGATGAAGCCAAAATTGAAGCCATTGGCGGACGCATTGTCGATAAACTTGCCGAATTCGGTATCAATGCCAGCGTGACTTCTGCCACACAAGGTCCTGTGATTACCCGTTACGAAATTGAGCCTGCGCGTGGTGTCAAAGGCAGTCAGATTGTCAATCTGGCAAAAGATTTGGCGCGTGCCTTATCGGTGCAATCGGTGCGTGTGGTGGAAACCATTCCAGGTAAAAGCACCATGGGCATTGAATTGCCTAACGAACACCGTCAAGAAGTGCTGTTGCAGGAAATCATTGCTTCCGATTTGTTTGCCGATGCCGAATCCAAATTATCGGTGGCATTGGGTAAAAACATTGAAGGTGCAGCCATGGTGGGCGATTTGGCGAAAATGCCGCATTTGCTGGTGGGCGGTATGACGGGTTCGGGCAAATCGGTAGGCATCAACGCCATGATTGTGTCCATTTTATATAAAGCCGCGCCTTCAGAAGTGCGCTTTATTATGATTGACCCGAAAATGCTGGAACTGTCGGTTTACGAAGGCATTCCCCACCTGCTTGCCCCTGTGGTAACCGATATGAAAGCCGCAGGCAACGCGCTCAATTGGTGCGTGGCGGAAATGGAACGCCGTTACCGTTTGATGTCGCATTTTGGTGTGCGCCATTTGGCGGGCTTTAACGAAAAAGTGCGCGATGCCAAACAACGGGGCGAAACTTTGGCGCACCCCTTTGATGCGTCAGAAGAAGTAGGCGAACTGCCACAAATCGTTGTCGTTATTGACGAATTGGCAGATTTGATGATGACCGAGAAAAAAGCCGTAGAAGTGCAAATTGCCCGTTTGGCACAAAAAGCGCGCGCCGCAGGCATTCACATGATTATCGCTACCCAACGCCCCAGCGTGGATGTGGTAACAGGCTTGATTAAAGCCAATGTGCCTACCCGCATGGCATTTACCGTGCAAAGCCGTATTGACAGTCGCACCATTCTCGACCAAACAGGCGCGGAAGACCTGTTGAAAAACGGCGATTTGCTGTTCTTGCGCCCCGGTGATGCCGAGCCTGTGCGTATGCAAGGCGCGTATGTAGATGATGCCGAAGTGCATCGTGTGGTTGCCTTTGTAAAAACGCAGGGCGAGCCTGATTATGTGGAAGGTATTTTAGACGGTGCTGCAAATGGGGATATGGGCGTAGCCCCACGCGGTACGGCAGGCGTGCGAGATGAATTGTTTGAACAGGCGGTGGATTTTGTGGTCAGCAGCCGCAAGGCTTCCATTTCGTCGCTGCAACGGCATTTGCGTATCGGCTACAACCGCGCTGCCAACCTGATGCAGGATTTGGAAGAAGCGGGCATTGTGTCGCCGCCCGAACCCAACGGCACACGCCATATTTACGGGCGCGAAGAGTAA